In Deefgea piscis, the DNA window ACACTTTATTCGGATCATCTCGGGCCGCTTTGGCTCTGGCTTGCTGCTGCGCCAACCACCGATCAAAATCCGCCTGTGACACCACATTGACCACAATCGGCATAAAGCCGTGATCTTTTCCACACAGCTCAACACATTGCCCACGATAAGTACCGATCTTGTCGGCTTTAAACCAGGTGTCGCGAATAAAGCCCGGAATCGCATCTTGCTTCACCCCAAAAGCAGGTACGCCCCAGCTATGAATCACATCATTGCTGGTGGTTAGGATGCGAATCTTTTTACCGACAGGCACCACCAAAGGCTGATCCACCTCGAGTAAATACTGTGGATTTTTCGCTTCGCCTTGACTCTGGTAATTTTCGATTTGCCCACGTGGGGTCGCCAATTTACTTTTAAAACCAAAACCATGATCAAGGTAGTCGTACGCCCAATACCACTGATGGCCAGTGGCCTTAATCGTAAAATCAGCATCGTGAGTGTTTTTTTGCGCCAGAATGACGCTTGCAGCAGGCCAGGCCATGCCCAATAGAATGAGCGCTGGAATCAGCGTCCATAAAATCTCGACCAGGGTATTTTCATGAAACGGTTTCGCGACATGCCCGAGTGATTTTCTATGCCGCAAAATGGCATAAAACATAAATCCAAAAACCAAAACAAAAATCAGCAAAATCAGCAGCATCAACCAACTGTGTAAGGATTCGATTTGTTGTGCAATCCCCGTCACGGGCGGCTGAAATGTCCAGAACTCACCACTAGCCTTGGCATTTGCTATCAATAGCAGTGCCATTACTCCAGATAAACGCCAAAGCATTGATTTTTCCTCCCAACTCACGCTTTCACACTAGTCGAGTTTTACTCAGGCGCAAGTCAGCAAAAGCAAATAAAAATGCGGCGTTGCAGCAAAATCCGCCCATCTGAAAGCAAAGCTAATCACGTCAAAACTGACTATGAAAAAATAGCTGTTTTTATACACTGCGTCTTGGGAGTGCCTCGCCATGGATTTACATTTAAATGAATTGGATCAGCATTTCACGCTGCCTGTAACGCGAAAAGTCGGCTTTCTTCGCCCTTTAGCGTGGATCAAAATGGGCTGGCAAGATCTCATCAAACACCCAGCGCCCAGCCTGCTGTACGGGCTGATTATTTCAGTCACCGGTGCTTTATTACTACTGTTCACGCTGCAAGACGTACACCTCTACACCACCGCAATTACTGGCTTTTTACTGCTAGCTCCGCTGGGCGCTGCTGGTATTTATGAATTAACTAGCGAACGAGACGAAGGCCGTGAAACGTCTTTTTTACAATCAATTCATGACCTGTATAAAAATGGCGGTCAGTTGGCGTTTTTAGGCGTGATTTTGGCTTTTATCGCCATTTCTTGGGAACGCACGTCGGCGGTGTTGTTTGCCCTAATGTACTCAGGGCAATTCATTGAAAAACAATCCATTTTGCAAGCTTTAAGCGGTGAGTTTCTACCCTTCACACTGGCATGGCTTGCTGGTGGTTTTGTATTAGCCTGTTTTGTATTTGCATTAACTGCAGTCTCAATTCCACTGCTAGCTGATCGAGAATTAGATAGCGTCACAGCGATGATGACTAGCTTGCGTGCAGTAGCTGAAAACCTCCCTGCAATGATGTTATGGGCAGGTCTCATCGTGGGATTAACTGCGCTGGGTTTTGCCACATTTTTAATTGGCTTAATCGTCATATTTCCCTTACTCGGGCACGCCACCTGGTATGCTTACAAAGAACTGATAGAGTAAAATTACACCAATACTGCATCTTGACGTAAATTAAAATTACTGAAGCAGTGCGGGATAATCCTGATGTGGAGTTCTCTACTTAGCTATTAGCATGGGCCGTAAGATTGTTATCAATCTACGGCTCATTTTCTTTTAAGCGGAGTAATACTCAATGCATCTCGAAGTACGCAAACTGATGTTAGCCACAACGCTGGCCCTCATGGCTGGTACCAGCATGGCAGCGAATAAAACGTTGATTTATTGCTCCGAAGCCAGCCCATCCGGTTTTGATCCAACCCGCCAAGTGACAGGCGGCGATTTTGACGCCTCAGCCGAAACAATCTTTAACCGTCTTACCGAATTCGAGCGTGGCTCGACACAAATTCGCTCAGGTTTGGCCGAAAAATGGGATGTTTCACCCGACAACCTGACTTACACGTTCACGTTGAGAAAAGGCGTTAAATTCCACACCACGCCATATTTCAAACCAAGCCGTGATTTCAATGCTGATGACGTGATCTTTACTGTGCAACGAATGATTGATAAAAATCATCCATTCAATAAAGCTGCGCCAGCTGATTTTCCTTATGTTTCTGACATGAGTCTCGATACCAATATTGCTGCAGTCGAAAAACTCGACGCCAATACTGTCCGCATCAAACTCAAAACCGTCGACGCCGCTTTCTTGCAAAATTTAGCGATGTCATTTGCCTCGATTCACTCTGCTGAATACGCCGATCAATTATTAAAATCAGGCAAAGCCAATCAAATCAATACCCAGCCAATTGGTACCGGCCCTTTCGTATTTCGCAGCTACCAAAAAGACTCCAATATCCGTTTTGATGGCAATAGCCAATATTGGCGCAAAGGCGACGTTCAGCTGGATAAATTGATTTTTGCCATTACCACTGACGCGTCGGTTCGCTACCAAAAACTGCAAAAGAATGAATGCCAAGTGATGGCCTACCCACGCCCGGCAGACATCAAGGCCATTCAAGCCAATCCAAAACTCAACTTGCTACAACAAGCTGGTTTTAACCTCGGCTGGCTCAGCTACAACGTACAGAAAAAACCATTTGATAAGCTGGAAGTGCGCCAAGCACTCGATATGGCGATCAATAAACCCGCCATTTTAGCCGCGGTGTATCAAGGTGCAGGGCAACCGGCCACCAACCCAATGGCACCAACACAATGGTCTTACAACAAAAAGCTCAAAGACGCGCCATTTGATCCAGCCAAAGCCAAGGCGATGCTCGCCAAAGCTGGCGTTGCCGACGGCACTGAAATCACCCTGTGGGCGATGCCAGTACAACGCGCCTACAACCCGAATGCCAAATTGATGGCCGAAATGATTCAAGCCGATTGGGCCAAAATTGGCATTAAAGCCAAGATTGTCAGCTACGAATGGGGCGAATACATCAAGCGCGCTAAAGCGGGCGAGCATGATTCATTGATGATTGGTTGGACTGGTGACAATGGTGATCCAGACAACTGGCTTGGCGTGAACTTAGGCTGCGAAGCGGTCGGCGGCAATAATTATTCGCGCTGGTGCAATAAAGAATTTGATACTTTAGTGGTCAAAGCACGCACGCTGAGCAATCAAGCCGAGCGTACTAAGCTGTATGAAAAAGCCCAAGAAGTGTTCAAGCGTGAATTGCCATTTACCCCCATCGCTCACTCGACGGTGTATCAACCCATTAGCAAATCAGTGCAAGGCTTCAAAGTCAGCCCATTTGGCCTCAATTCCTTTTATGGTGTGACCGTCAAATAATCTGCAATGCGCCCAGCCTAATTCATTTTAGGCTGGGCTTTCTCCGTCTTATCACCGCCCGTGGTTTTTCTCACGGGGAGAATGCCCATGTTCAGCTTTATCATTAAGCGTATTTCAGTCGCTATTCCCACTTTTTTGGGCGTCACGCTACTGGCTTTTGCGCTCATTCACATGATCCCTGGTGATCCAGTGTTATTGCTGGTTGGCGAGCGCCGACTGGACCCAGAATTTTACCGCGCCGCCATGCAGCGCCTTGGCCTTGATCAGCCGCTCTACGTGCAATATTGGGATTATTTGCGCCAATTGCTGCAAGGCAATTTAGGCGAATCCATCGTGACGCACGAGCCAGTCATGAGCGAGTTTCTTAAATTATTCCCCGCTACCGTCGAGCTTTCGATGGCGGCGATGCTGTTTGCCGTCATTTGTGGCCTCGCTGCCGGCATGCTCGCGGCAACTAAACGCGGCACCGTGATTGATCATTCCGTGATGGGTGCAGCGCTTACCGGTTACTCAATGCCGATTTTTTGGTGGGGACTGATCCTCATCATGGTGTTTTCAGTTCATCTTGGCTGGACGCCGGTTTCTGGGCGAATCTCGCTGGAATACGACATTCCGGCAGTGACTGGTTTTATGCTGATTGATACTTTGCTCTCCGGTGAAGAAGGCGCGTTTAAATCTGCAGTCATGCATTTGATTTTACCGGCGATTGTTTTAGGCACCATTCCAATGGCGGTGATCGCTCGGATGACGCGCTCGTCGATGCTCGAAGTATTGCGTGAAGACTATATCCGCACCGCGCGCGCCAAAGGGCTCAGCCGCACGCGGATTATTATTGTGCATGCGCTGCGTAATGCCTTAATTCCCGTCGTCACCGTGATCGGTCTACAAGTGGGCACCTTGCTCGCTGGCGCCGTGCTCACCGAGACGATTTTCTCTTGGCCGGGCATTGGTAAATGGCTGATTGACTCGATTTCTCGCCGTGATTATCCGGTGGTGCAAGGCGGTATTTTACTGATCGCCACGCTGATTATTTTTGTTAACTTGCTGGTCGACATCCTCTATGGGGTGATCAATCCACGTATTCGCCATTCGAGATAAGCTTTTATGAATACCCCGACCACTGCTATTGAAGCCCCGTTTTCTCACCCCTCGCCATGGACTGAGTTTTGGCAATCATTTCGCGGCAACCGTGGCGCGTTGATTGCGTTAATTTATTTTGTTTGCTTGGTTTTAGTGGCGGTATTTGCCCCTATCCTTGCGCCACACAGCCCTATCGAGCAATACCGTGATGCGTTTTTAACGCCGCCGGCTTGGCTAGAAGGCGGCTCGTGGCAATTTATTCTGGGCACAGATGAAGTCGGCCGCGATATTTTGTCGCGCCTGATGTATGGCGCACGGCTCTCGCTCACCATTGGCTTGGTATCGGTGTTGCTATCGTTAATTCCCGGTGTGATTTTGGGGCTGATTGCGGCGTTTTATCCGGGCAAAATTGGCGACGCCATTATGCGTTTAATGGATGTGATGCTGGCCTTGCCTTCATTACTACTCGCGGTAGCGATTGTGGCGGTACTCGGCCCTGGCCTCACCAATACCATGCTGGCGATTGCCGTGGTGTCTTTGCCATCGTATGTGCGCTTAGCGCGCGCTTCAGCCATGACCGAACTACACAAAGACTATGTGATTGCCAGCCGCTTAGCTGGCGCGGGCCAATTGCGTTTGATGTTTAACACCGTGTTGCCTAACTGTATGGCACCGTTAATTGTGCAAGCGACGCTCGGGTTTTCGGCGGCGATTTTGGATGCTGCGGCGCTGGGCTTTTTGGGTTTAGGTGCACAACCACCGCTACCTGAGTGGGGCACGATGCTCGCATCCGCGCGTGATTACATCGAAAGCGCTTGGTGGGTGGTCACTATGCCGGGACTCACCATCTTGATTACCGTGATTGCCTTAAATCTAATGGGCGACGGTCTGCGCGATGCGCTCGATCCTAAATTAAAAAAATTAGCGTAAGGCAAGGTATGAGTTTATTAGACATTCGCAAGCTCAACGTGACTTTTGGCCACGGCAGCAATCCATTTCGGGCGGTATCGGGGCTTGATCTGAGCATCAATAGCGGTGAAATTTTAGGTATCGTCGGCGAATCGGGCTCAGGTAAATCGGTCACCATGCTGGCCATGATGGGCCTGATTGACGCGCCCGGCATCGTCACCGCTGAGAACTTAAGCTTTGCCGGCCAAGATTTAATTGGTATGAAACCGGCGCAAAAAAGACAAATCATTGGCCGCGATATTGCGATGATTTTCCAAGATGCGCTCACCAGCCTCAACCCCGCGTATACCGTTGGCGACCAATTGATAGAAACGCTCAAACAACATACCCCACTACGCGGGGCGGCGTTAAAAGCGCGCGCTTTAGAATTACTTGAGCAAGTTGAAATCCCCGACGCCAAATCGCGCCTCAATGCCTACCCGCATCAACTCTCGGGCGGTATGAGCCAGCGCGTGATGATTGCAATGGCGATTGCCTGTAAACCCAAGTTATTGATTGCCGATGAGCCCACCACCGCGCTCGACGTGACGGTGCAAGCGCAGATTATGGAGCTGCTAGTCAATCTGCAAAAACAAAATGATATGGCGCTGATTTTAATCACCCATGATCTGGCCGTGGTCGCTGAAATCGCGCAAAAAATGGTCGTGATGTACGCCGGTGAAGTCGTCGAAACCAGCGCCACCGACACCCTATTTGCCACCCCACGCCATCCGTATACCCAAGCGCTGCTCAGCTCGATTCCAGAGCACAGCAAAGGCGCACGACGCTTAAATACCCTCGCTGGCGTGGTGCCGGGCCAATACGATAGGCCAACAGGTTGCTTACTTAGCCCGCGCTGCCTATATGCCAACGCACAATGTGCATCGCAGCACCCACCCATAATACCTATAGCAGGTACTAGTGTGCGCTGCTTTACTCCATTAGATTCCAACGGTATACCTAGTCATGAGTGAAAACAACTTAAGCCCTATTCTGCGCGCTGAACATTTATCGCGGCACTATAAAGTCGGCGGTGGACTATGGCAAAGCGCCGCCACCGTCAAAGCACTCAATGACGTTTCATTTGAACTGTTTGCCGGTAAAACACTGGCCGTTGTCGGCGAATCGGGCTGTGGTAAATCCACGCTAGCGCGCCAGCTCACCTTAATTGAAAGCCCC includes these proteins:
- the coxB gene encoding cytochrome c oxidase subunit II: MLWRLSGVMALLLIANAKASGEFWTFQPPVTGIAQQIESLHSWLMLLILLIFVLVFGFMFYAILRHRKSLGHVAKPFHENTLVEILWTLIPALILLGMAWPAASVILAQKNTHDADFTIKATGHQWYWAYDYLDHGFGFKSKLATPRGQIENYQSQGEAKNPQYLLEVDQPLVVPVGKKIRILTTSNDVIHSWGVPAFGVKQDAIPGFIRDTWFKADKIGTYRGQCVELCGKDHGFMPIVVNVVSQADFDRWLAQQQARAKAARDDPNKVWTRDELLQRGKQAYEANCAACHKADGAGSGAFPALAGSKIANGAKAEHIRIVLNGKNAMPSWGTLSDVELAAAISYERTAWGNQADLVMPAEIRAARAKGK
- a CDS encoding DUF2189 domain-containing protein translates to MDLHLNELDQHFTLPVTRKVGFLRPLAWIKMGWQDLIKHPAPSLLYGLIISVTGALLLLFTLQDVHLYTTAITGFLLLAPLGAAGIYELTSERDEGRETSFLQSIHDLYKNGGQLAFLGVILAFIAISWERTSAVLFALMYSGQFIEKQSILQALSGEFLPFTLAWLAGGFVLACFVFALTAVSIPLLADRELDSVTAMMTSLRAVAENLPAMMLWAGLIVGLTALGFATFLIGLIVIFPLLGHATWYAYKELIE
- a CDS encoding ABC transporter substrate-binding protein; this translates as MHLEVRKLMLATTLALMAGTSMAANKTLIYCSEASPSGFDPTRQVTGGDFDASAETIFNRLTEFERGSTQIRSGLAEKWDVSPDNLTYTFTLRKGVKFHTTPYFKPSRDFNADDVIFTVQRMIDKNHPFNKAAPADFPYVSDMSLDTNIAAVEKLDANTVRIKLKTVDAAFLQNLAMSFASIHSAEYADQLLKSGKANQINTQPIGTGPFVFRSYQKDSNIRFDGNSQYWRKGDVQLDKLIFAITTDASVRYQKLQKNECQVMAYPRPADIKAIQANPKLNLLQQAGFNLGWLSYNVQKKPFDKLEVRQALDMAINKPAILAAVYQGAGQPATNPMAPTQWSYNKKLKDAPFDPAKAKAMLAKAGVADGTEITLWAMPVQRAYNPNAKLMAEMIQADWAKIGIKAKIVSYEWGEYIKRAKAGEHDSLMIGWTGDNGDPDNWLGVNLGCEAVGGNNYSRWCNKEFDTLVVKARTLSNQAERTKLYEKAQEVFKRELPFTPIAHSTVYQPISKSVQGFKVSPFGLNSFYGVTVK
- a CDS encoding ABC transporter permease subunit, with protein sequence MFSFIIKRISVAIPTFLGVTLLAFALIHMIPGDPVLLLVGERRLDPEFYRAAMQRLGLDQPLYVQYWDYLRQLLQGNLGESIVTHEPVMSEFLKLFPATVELSMAAMLFAVICGLAAGMLAATKRGTVIDHSVMGAALTGYSMPIFWWGLILIMVFSVHLGWTPVSGRISLEYDIPAVTGFMLIDTLLSGEEGAFKSAVMHLILPAIVLGTIPMAVIARMTRSSMLEVLREDYIRTARAKGLSRTRIIIVHALRNALIPVVTVIGLQVGTLLAGAVLTETIFSWPGIGKWLIDSISRRDYPVVQGGILLIATLIIFVNLLVDILYGVINPRIRHSR
- a CDS encoding ABC transporter permease subunit, whose product is MNTPTTAIEAPFSHPSPWTEFWQSFRGNRGALIALIYFVCLVLVAVFAPILAPHSPIEQYRDAFLTPPAWLEGGSWQFILGTDEVGRDILSRLMYGARLSLTIGLVSVLLSLIPGVILGLIAAFYPGKIGDAIMRLMDVMLALPSLLLAVAIVAVLGPGLTNTMLAIAVVSLPSYVRLARASAMTELHKDYVIASRLAGAGQLRLMFNTVLPNCMAPLIVQATLGFSAAILDAAALGFLGLGAQPPLPEWGTMLASARDYIESAWWVVTMPGLTILITVIALNLMGDGLRDALDPKLKKLA
- a CDS encoding ABC transporter ATP-binding protein; translated protein: MSLLDIRKLNVTFGHGSNPFRAVSGLDLSINSGEILGIVGESGSGKSVTMLAMMGLIDAPGIVTAENLSFAGQDLIGMKPAQKRQIIGRDIAMIFQDALTSLNPAYTVGDQLIETLKQHTPLRGAALKARALELLEQVEIPDAKSRLNAYPHQLSGGMSQRVMIAMAIACKPKLLIADEPTTALDVTVQAQIMELLVNLQKQNDMALILITHDLAVVAEIAQKMVVMYAGEVVETSATDTLFATPRHPYTQALLSSIPEHSKGARRLNTLAGVVPGQYDRPTGCLLSPRCLYANAQCASQHPPIIPIAGTSVRCFTPLDSNGIPSHE